A DNA window from Allokutzneria albata contains the following coding sequences:
- a CDS encoding APC family permease: MHTTPKPPRTGRVTSALAKDRLGVPAVTYFAISMGSPFLATAGVITSGYAITGQVGIPVGVVVMGAVLALFSVGYVTMAPYVPNAGAFNAYVSKGIGRPAGVAAGWMALLAYNAMQVGLYGALGDAAKPLLHAWFGIDVAWWVIALAGWAVVAVLGTQHIDLNGKVLAVLLAAEVLVVLVYAVSSLFHPADGAVSLAALEPSHLFEPGVGALLALALLAFIGFETGVVFSEEARSPGRTVPVATFVALGVMTVLYLLASLAMSVAAGPAHIGDMAHRYGSGLVFHLAGEQLGPAMVGIGRFLYFTSVLACLIAVHNTAARYAFAMGRERVLPAVFGQTSHRNSSPKIGSISQSATGLAVILVYAVIGGDPLRDLFYLWNSAGALGILILLALTSITVLVHFARYPSGEPVFRSLVAPAISSVCTVIALVLVLINLDKVFDLPASSPLLLAIPGAYVLIAVFGVLWGLHLRAAKPEIYANIGLGAKSAARTGLGLGLGSPDEQ; encoded by the coding sequence ATGCACACGACCCCGAAGCCTCCCAGAACCGGACGCGTCACCTCCGCGCTGGCCAAGGACCGCCTCGGCGTTCCCGCGGTGACCTACTTCGCCATCTCGATGGGCTCGCCCTTCCTCGCCACGGCCGGGGTCATCACCAGCGGCTACGCCATCACCGGCCAGGTCGGCATCCCGGTGGGCGTCGTGGTCATGGGCGCGGTGCTCGCGCTGTTCTCCGTCGGCTACGTGACGATGGCGCCCTACGTGCCCAACGCGGGCGCGTTCAACGCCTACGTCAGCAAGGGGATCGGCAGGCCCGCGGGTGTCGCGGCGGGCTGGATGGCGCTGCTGGCCTACAACGCCATGCAGGTCGGCCTCTACGGGGCGTTAGGCGACGCGGCGAAACCGCTGCTGCACGCCTGGTTCGGCATCGACGTGGCCTGGTGGGTGATCGCGCTGGCCGGCTGGGCCGTCGTCGCGGTCCTGGGCACCCAGCACATCGACCTCAACGGCAAGGTCCTCGCGGTCCTGCTGGCCGCGGAGGTGCTCGTCGTCCTGGTGTACGCGGTCTCGTCGCTGTTCCACCCCGCCGACGGCGCGGTCAGCCTGGCCGCCCTCGAACCCTCGCACCTGTTCGAGCCCGGCGTCGGCGCCCTGCTCGCCCTGGCACTGCTGGCCTTCATCGGCTTCGAGACCGGGGTGGTGTTCAGCGAGGAGGCCCGTTCGCCCGGACGGACCGTCCCCGTCGCCACCTTCGTCGCGCTCGGCGTGATGACCGTGCTGTACCTGCTGGCCTCGCTGGCGATGAGCGTCGCGGCCGGCCCCGCCCACATCGGCGACATGGCCCACCGGTACGGCTCCGGGCTGGTGTTCCACCTCGCGGGCGAGCAGCTCGGCCCCGCCATGGTCGGCATCGGCCGCTTCCTCTACTTCACCAGCGTGCTGGCGTGCCTGATCGCGGTGCACAACACCGCGGCGCGCTACGCCTTCGCCATGGGGCGCGAGCGCGTGCTGCCCGCCGTGTTCGGGCAGACCTCGCACCGCAACAGCTCGCCCAAGATCGGCTCGATCTCGCAGAGCGCGACCGGTCTCGCGGTGATCCTCGTGTACGCGGTCATCGGCGGTGACCCGCTTCGCGACCTGTTCTACCTGTGGAACTCCGCCGGTGCGCTGGGCATCCTCATCCTGCTCGCGCTGACCTCGATCACGGTCCTGGTCCACTTCGCCAGGTACCCCTCGGGAGAGCCGGTGTTCCGGAGCCTGGTGGCCCCGGCGATCTCCTCGGTCTGCACCGTGATCGCGCTCGTGCTGGTGCTGATCAACCTGGACAAGGTGTTCGACCTGCCCGCCTCCTCGCCGCTGCTGCTGGCGATCCCCGGCGCCTACGTGCTGATCGCGGTGTTCGGCGTCCTGTGGGGCCTGCACCTGCGGGCCGCCAAGCCGGAGATCTACGCCAACATCGGCCTCGGCGCCAAGAGCGCGGCGCGCACCGGGCTCGGGCTCGGGCTCGGTTCCCCCGACGAGCAGTAG
- a CDS encoding APC family permease: MFNANAPGGAPNVTTALAADRLGVPAVTYFAISMCAPFTVVAGAITTGYAVTGQIGIPIGFLAMGVVLAVFCVGFVTMAPYVPNAGAFNAYIAKGLGRPAGVAAGWLALVSYNAMQVGVYGAFGDAAQPLIKSWFGVEIAWWAIALGAWALVAFLGTQHIDLNGKVLAVLMVAECLVILVYAVSFLLNPAGNAVSLQTLDPSHLFEPGAGALFSLAILGFVGFETAVVFSEEAKVSGRTVPVATYLSLGVTTLLYVLGSWAISVATGPGRVAEMARANGSELVFRLAHDQLGVAMVGIGRFLYATSVFAALIAFHNAAARYAFAMGRERVLPSFFGQTSSRNSSPRGGSILQSAIGLVGIIAFAIAGVHPLRDVFFIWTSAGSLGILLLIVLTAFAIVAFFAKTLTPESAWKRTVAPVLAAASTLVAFVLVLANFDKTLDVPSDSPLRWAIPGGYLVLLLLGLLWGFRLRARRPRVYTNIGLGAKSVTRTGLGLGSPEEQADTTKFAPINRY, from the coding sequence ATGTTCAACGCAAACGCACCAGGAGGGGCGCCGAACGTCACAACGGCCCTCGCCGCCGACCGGTTGGGCGTCCCGGCGGTGACCTACTTCGCCATCTCGATGTGCGCGCCGTTCACCGTGGTGGCGGGCGCCATCACCACCGGCTACGCGGTCACCGGGCAGATCGGCATCCCGATCGGCTTCCTGGCGATGGGCGTGGTGCTCGCGGTGTTCTGCGTCGGGTTCGTGACGATGGCGCCGTACGTGCCGAACGCGGGGGCGTTCAACGCCTACATCGCCAAGGGGCTCGGCAGGCCCGCCGGTGTCGCCGCCGGGTGGCTGGCGCTGGTGTCCTACAACGCCATGCAGGTCGGCGTGTACGGCGCCTTCGGTGACGCCGCCCAGCCGCTGATCAAGAGCTGGTTCGGCGTGGAGATCGCGTGGTGGGCCATCGCGCTGGGGGCGTGGGCGCTCGTCGCGTTCCTGGGCACCCAGCACATCGACCTCAACGGCAAGGTCCTCGCGGTGCTGATGGTCGCGGAGTGCCTGGTGATCCTGGTCTACGCGGTGTCCTTCCTGCTGAACCCGGCGGGCAACGCGGTCAGCCTGCAGACCCTGGACCCGTCGCACCTGTTCGAGCCGGGCGCGGGCGCGCTGTTCTCCCTGGCGATCCTCGGGTTCGTCGGGTTCGAGACCGCGGTGGTCTTCAGCGAGGAGGCCAAGGTCTCGGGCAGGACGGTGCCGGTGGCCACCTACCTCTCGCTCGGGGTGACCACGCTGCTCTACGTGCTGGGCTCCTGGGCGATCAGTGTGGCCACCGGCCCCGGCCGGGTCGCGGAGATGGCCAGGGCCAACGGTTCCGAACTCGTCTTCCGCCTGGCGCACGACCAGCTGGGCGTGGCGATGGTGGGCATCGGGCGGTTCCTCTACGCGACGAGCGTGTTCGCCGCGCTGATCGCCTTCCACAACGCGGCGGCCCGCTACGCCTTCGCCATGGGCCGGGAGCGCGTGCTGCCCTCCTTCTTCGGGCAGACCTCCTCCCGCAACAGCTCGCCCAGGGGCGGGTCGATCCTGCAGAGCGCGATCGGCCTGGTCGGGATCATCGCCTTCGCCATCGCCGGGGTGCACCCGCTGCGGGACGTGTTCTTCATCTGGACCAGCGCGGGCAGCCTGGGCATCCTGCTGCTGATCGTGCTGACCGCGTTCGCGATCGTGGCGTTCTTCGCCAAGACCCTGACCCCGGAGAGCGCCTGGAAGCGCACCGTCGCGCCGGTGCTGGCGGCGGCGAGCACGCTGGTGGCGTTCGTGCTGGTGCTGGCGAACTTCGACAAGACCCTCGACGTGCCCTCCGACTCGCCGCTGCGCTGGGCGATCCCCGGCGGCTACCTCGTGCTGCTGCTCCTCGGCCTGCTGTGGGGTTTCCGCCTGCGCGCCCGCAGGCCCAGGGTCTACACCAACATCGGGCTCGGCGCGAAGAGCGTCACCCGCACCGGCCTCGGCCTCGGCAGCCCGGAGGAGCAGGCCGACACCACGAAATTCGCCCCGATCAACCGCTACTGA
- a CDS encoding NUDIX domain-containing protein — translation MAAGEHEFHTVGSQDVYAGRVMALRVDDVAMPGGSVAVREVVEHPGAVAVAAVDADERIVLIHQYRHPVGRRLWELPAGLLDVDGEAPELTAARELAEEAGLAAAEWSTLVDVAASPGFTDEVVRVFLARRLSTVDRGEIADDEESDLVLRRVPLREAVSMVLSGEIVNASSVGGILAAHAVLSGAVTPRPASAPWQDRPHRWADRRRG, via the coding sequence GTGGCCGCCGGTGAGCACGAGTTCCACACGGTGGGCAGCCAGGACGTCTACGCGGGCCGGGTGATGGCCCTGCGCGTGGACGACGTGGCGATGCCGGGCGGCAGCGTCGCGGTGCGCGAGGTGGTCGAGCACCCGGGCGCGGTCGCCGTGGCCGCGGTGGACGCCGACGAGCGGATCGTGCTGATCCACCAGTACCGGCACCCGGTGGGGCGGCGGTTGTGGGAGCTGCCCGCCGGTCTGCTCGACGTCGACGGGGAGGCCCCCGAGCTGACCGCCGCGCGGGAGCTGGCCGAGGAGGCCGGGCTGGCCGCCGCGGAGTGGTCCACCCTGGTCGACGTGGCGGCCTCGCCCGGGTTCACCGACGAGGTGGTGCGGGTGTTCCTGGCCCGCAGACTGTCCACTGTGGATCGTGGGGAGATCGCGGACGACGAGGAGTCCGACCTGGTGCTGCGGCGGGTCCCGCTGCGGGAGGCCGTGTCCATGGTGCTCTCCGGCGAGATCGTCAACGCCTCGTCGGTCGGCGGCATCCTCGCCGCGCACGCGGTGCTCTCCGGCGCCGTCACCCCGCGCCCCGCATCGGCGCCGTGGCAGGACCGCCCGCACCGGTGGGCGGACCGCCGCCGCGGCTGA
- a CDS encoding APC family permease has protein sequence MFNTNAAGGDTKVTSALAANRLGVPAVTYFAISMCTPFTVLAGVTTTGYAVTGQIGIPIGFLAMGVALAVFCVGYVTMAPYVPNAGAFNAYVAKGLGRPLGVAASWVALVSYNAMQIGVYGALGDAAQPLLRAWFGIDIAWWVISLVGWAIVAVLGTQHIDLNGKVLAVLMIAECLVILVYAVSFLLHPAEGTVSLETLAPRHLFEPGVGALFCLAVLGFVGFETAVVFSEEAKVPGRTVPVATYLSLGLTTLLYVLGSWAMSVATGPGRITEQAGAHGSELVFRLAGDQLGVLMVGIGRFLYVTSVLACLIAFHNAAARYAFAMGRERLLPSFFGQTSSRNSSPRGGSILQSVLGFIAIICFGIAGLHPLRDVFFIWTSAGALGILLLIVLTSFAVVRFFATTLTPESTWKRAVAPVLAAASTLVAFMLVLVNFDVTLGVPPNSTLHWAIPGGYFLLLFAGLLWGFRLRSRAPRVYANIGLGAKSVTRTGLGLGTPDEQADTTRFDRIDHY, from the coding sequence ATGTTCAACACAAACGCGGCAGGAGGGGACACCAAGGTCACCTCGGCCCTCGCGGCCAACCGGCTGGGTGTCCCGGCGGTGACGTACTTCGCCATCTCCATGTGCACGCCGTTCACCGTGCTCGCCGGCGTGACCACCACCGGCTACGCGGTCACCGGGCAGATCGGGATCCCCATCGGCTTCCTGGCGATGGGCGTCGCGCTCGCGGTGTTCTGCGTCGGCTACGTGACGATGGCCCCGTACGTGCCCAACGCGGGGGCGTTCAACGCCTACGTCGCCAAGGGGCTCGGCAGGCCGTTGGGCGTCGCCGCGAGCTGGGTGGCGCTGGTGTCCTACAACGCCATGCAGATCGGCGTGTACGGCGCGCTCGGGGACGCCGCGCAGCCGTTGCTGCGGGCCTGGTTCGGCATCGACATCGCCTGGTGGGTCATCTCGCTGGTCGGCTGGGCGATCGTCGCGGTCCTGGGCACCCAGCACATCGACCTCAACGGCAAGGTCCTCGCGGTGCTGATGATCGCCGAGTGCCTGGTGATCCTGGTCTACGCGGTGTCCTTCCTGCTGCACCCGGCCGAGGGCACGGTGAGCCTGGAAACCCTTGCGCCGCGCCACCTGTTCGAGCCCGGTGTCGGGGCGCTGTTCTGCCTCGCGGTCCTCGGCTTCGTCGGCTTCGAGACCGCCGTGGTGTTCAGCGAGGAGGCCAAGGTCCCCGGCCGCACGGTGCCGGTGGCCACCTACCTCTCCCTCGGCCTGACCACGCTGCTCTACGTGCTCGGCTCCTGGGCGATGAGCGTGGCCACCGGGCCCGGCCGGATCACCGAGCAGGCCGGGGCCCACGGGTCGGAGCTGGTCTTCCGGCTGGCCGGGGACCAGCTGGGCGTGCTGATGGTGGGCATCGGCCGGTTCCTGTACGTGACCAGCGTGCTGGCGTGCCTGATCGCCTTCCACAACGCCGCGGCGCGCTACGCCTTCGCCATGGGCCGCGAGCGGCTGCTGCCCTCCTTCTTCGGGCAGACCTCCTCGCGCAACAGCTCGCCGCGAGGTGGGTCGATCCTGCAGAGCGTGCTCGGTTTCATCGCGATCATCTGCTTCGGCATCGCCGGGCTGCACCCGCTGCGGGACGTGTTCTTCATCTGGACCAGCGCGGGCGCCCTGGGCATCCTGCTGCTGATCGTGCTGACCTCCTTCGCCGTCGTCCGGTTCTTCGCCACGACCCTGACCCCGGAGAGCACGTGGAAGCGCGCGGTGGCGCCGGTGCTGGCCGCGGCGAGCACGCTGGTCGCCTTCATGCTGGTGCTGGTGAACTTCGACGTGACGCTCGGCGTGCCGCCGAACTCGACGCTGCACTGGGCGATCCCGGGCGGCTACTTCCTGCTGCTGTTCGCCGGTCTGCTGTGGGGATTCCGGCTGCGGTCCCGCGCGCCCAGGGTGTACGCCAACATCGGGCTCGGCGCGAAGAGCGTCACCCGGACCGGGCTCGGCCTCGGCACCCCGGACGAGCAGGCGGACACCACCAGGTTCGACAG
- a CDS encoding CTP synthase — translation MVLQGRTTKHVFVTGGVASSLGKGLTASSLGELLTSRGLRVTMQKLDPYLNVDPGTMNPFQHGEVFVTEDGAETDLDIGHYERFLDRSLDGNANVTTGQVYSAVIAKERRGEYLGDTVQVIPHITDEIKSRILGMANPGADGRAPDVVITEVGGTVGDIESLPFLEACRQVRHDVGRDNVFFLHVSLVPYLAPSGELKTKPTQHSVAALRNIGIQPDAIVCRADREIPDGLKRKIALMCDVDTEAVVAAPDAPSIYDIPKVLHAEGLDAYVVRRLGLPFRDVDWTVWGDLLERVHNPRDTVRIALVGKYVDLPDAYLSVSEALRAGGFAQRAKVEIKWVPSDECETAAGAANALAGVDGVLIPGGFGVRGIEGKIGAITHSRTRGIPTLGLCLGLQCMVIEAARGLAGIAEANSAEFDETSVHPVISTMADQQDVVAGERDMGGTMRLGAYPARLKPGSVVAQAYGTTEVSERHRHRYEVNNAYRKDLTKAGLVFSGTSPDDHLVEFVELPREEHPFFVATQAHPELKSRPTRPHPLFAAFIGAALDYRAADRLPVEIAESAGV, via the coding sequence TTGGTCTTGCAAGGCCGTACGACAAAGCACGTGTTCGTCACCGGGGGCGTCGCCTCCTCCCTCGGCAAGGGGCTCACCGCTTCCAGCCTCGGCGAGCTGCTGACCTCCCGAGGGCTTCGGGTGACCATGCAGAAGCTGGACCCGTACCTCAACGTCGACCCCGGCACGATGAACCCGTTCCAGCACGGCGAGGTCTTCGTCACCGAGGACGGCGCCGAGACCGACCTGGACATCGGCCACTACGAGCGGTTCCTGGACCGCTCGCTGGACGGCAACGCCAACGTGACCACCGGCCAGGTCTACTCCGCGGTGATCGCCAAGGAACGGCGCGGCGAGTACCTCGGCGACACCGTCCAGGTGATCCCGCACATCACCGACGAGATCAAGTCCCGCATCCTCGGCATGGCCAACCCCGGGGCCGACGGGCGCGCCCCGGACGTGGTGATCACCGAGGTCGGCGGCACCGTCGGCGACATCGAGTCGCTGCCGTTCCTGGAGGCCTGCCGCCAGGTCCGGCACGACGTCGGCCGGGACAACGTGTTCTTCCTGCACGTCTCGCTGGTGCCCTACCTGGCGCCCTCCGGTGAGCTGAAGACCAAGCCGACGCAGCACTCCGTCGCCGCGCTGCGCAACATCGGCATCCAGCCCGACGCGATCGTCTGCCGCGCCGACCGGGAGATCCCGGACGGGCTCAAGCGCAAGATCGCGCTGATGTGCGACGTGGACACCGAAGCCGTGGTGGCGGCGCCGGACGCGCCGTCGATCTACGACATCCCCAAGGTGCTGCACGCGGAGGGGCTGGACGCCTACGTGGTGCGCCGCCTCGGCCTGCCCTTCCGGGACGTCGACTGGACCGTGTGGGGCGACCTGCTGGAGCGGGTGCACAACCCGCGCGACACCGTGCGCATCGCGCTGGTGGGCAAGTACGTCGACCTGCCGGACGCCTACCTGTCGGTGAGCGAGGCCCTGCGCGCGGGCGGGTTCGCGCAGCGGGCCAAGGTCGAGATCAAGTGGGTGCCCTCCGACGAGTGCGAGACCGCGGCCGGTGCCGCGAACGCGCTGGCCGGGGTGGACGGCGTGCTCATCCCCGGCGGCTTCGGGGTGCGCGGCATCGAGGGCAAGATCGGCGCGATCACCCACAGCCGGACCAGGGGCATCCCCACCCTCGGCCTGTGCCTCGGGCTGCAGTGCATGGTGATCGAGGCCGCGCGCGGGCTGGCCGGGATCGCCGAGGCGAACTCCGCCGAGTTCGACGAGACCAGCGTCCACCCGGTGATCAGCACCATGGCCGACCAGCAGGACGTGGTGGCCGGCGAGCGGGACATGGGCGGCACCATGCGGCTGGGCGCCTACCCGGCCCGGCTCAAGCCCGGTTCCGTGGTGGCGCAGGCGTACGGGACGACCGAGGTCTCCGAGCGGCACCGGCACCGCTACGAGGTGAACAACGCCTACCGCAAGGACCTGACCAAGGCGGGCCTGGTCTTCTCCGGCACCTCGCCGGACGACCACCTGGTGGAGTTCGTCGAGCTGCCGCGCGAGGAGCACCCGTTCTTCGTCGCCACCCAGGCGCACCCCGAGCTGAAGAGCCGCCCCACCCGCCCGCACCCGCTGTTCGCGGCGTTCATCGGCGCGGCGCTGGACTACCGGGCCGCCGACCGGCTGCCGGTGGAGATCGCCGAGAGCGCGGGGGTCTGA
- a CDS encoding GOLPH3/VPS74 family protein: MPLLLADDYYLIAHDDVTGTARCGEGRAGLGLAGALLGELVLFGSIDIERRNIVLLDAPSPGDALARALLEELVRNSDVTSVPDWLQYLSQKAQSQVVQRLLHAGHIRPTEVRRMLQTRTVYVPTDMNVAAWAAARLANALTKNEQLSVPDVVLSGLVVATELEAEVFQHAAHEVARPLRRQLTGLPAALRALLSETEAAVGDAVLRHRR, from the coding sequence GTGCCCCTGCTGCTGGCCGACGACTACTACCTCATAGCGCACGACGACGTCACCGGTACGGCCCGGTGCGGGGAGGGGCGCGCCGGGCTCGGGCTCGCCGGAGCCCTCCTCGGTGAGCTCGTGCTCTTCGGCTCCATCGACATCGAGCGCCGCAACATCGTGCTGCTGGACGCGCCCTCGCCGGGGGACGCGCTGGCCAGGGCACTGCTGGAGGAGCTGGTCCGCAACAGCGACGTCACCTCGGTGCCCGACTGGTTGCAGTACCTCAGCCAGAAGGCGCAGTCCCAGGTGGTGCAGCGGTTGCTGCACGCGGGGCACATCCGCCCCACCGAGGTCCGGCGGATGCTGCAGACCCGCACGGTCTACGTGCCGACGGACATGAACGTGGCGGCGTGGGCCGCGGCGCGCCTGGCGAACGCGCTGACCAAGAACGAACAGCTCTCCGTTCCCGACGTCGTGCTCTCCGGGCTGGTGGTGGCCACCGAACTGGAGGCGGAGGTCTTCCAGCACGCCGCGCACGAGGTGGCGCGGCCCCTGCGGCGGCAGCTCACCGGGCTGCCCGCCGCGCTGCGCGCACTGCTCAGCGAGACCGAGGCCGCGGTGGGCGACGCGGTCCTGCGCCACCGGCGCTAG
- the ald gene encoding alanine dehydrogenase, producing MKVGVPREVKNHEYRVAITPAGVVELVRRGHDVVIEKDAGAGSSFPDSDYLAAGAKILNDADDVWAEADLVLKVKEPVAEEYHRMRPGQTLFTYLHLAASKECTEAIARSGVDAVAYETVQLPDGSLPLLAPMSEVAGRMAPQVGAHCLERAQGGRGVLLGGVSGVPAGKVAVIGAGVSGMNAATIALGLQAEVVVLDTNINRLRQIDFVYRGHLQTINSNAYELERICLWADMVIGAVLVPGAKAPKLISNDLVSRMRPGSVLVDIAIDQGGCFEDSRPTTHADPTFTVHDSVFYCVANMPGAVPHTSTWALTNVTLPYVTALADKGMRKALQDDPSLAKGANVISGQIVLPEVAQAHGLPHAELADLLA from the coding sequence GTGAAGGTCGGAGTACCCCGCGAGGTCAAGAACCACGAGTACCGAGTGGCCATCACCCCGGCCGGCGTGGTGGAGCTGGTGCGCAGGGGCCACGATGTCGTGATCGAGAAGGACGCCGGAGCCGGCTCGTCCTTCCCCGACTCCGACTACCTGGCCGCAGGCGCGAAGATCCTCAACGACGCGGACGACGTCTGGGCCGAGGCCGACCTCGTGCTCAAGGTGAAGGAGCCGGTCGCCGAGGAGTACCACCGGATGCGCCCGGGCCAGACCCTCTTCACCTACCTGCACCTCGCGGCGAGCAAGGAGTGCACCGAGGCGATCGCGCGCTCGGGCGTCGACGCCGTCGCCTACGAGACGGTCCAGCTGCCCGACGGCTCGCTGCCGCTGCTCGCCCCGATGAGCGAGGTCGCGGGCCGGATGGCCCCGCAGGTCGGCGCGCACTGCCTGGAGCGGGCCCAGGGCGGCCGCGGCGTGCTGCTCGGCGGCGTCTCCGGCGTCCCGGCGGGCAAGGTCGCGGTGATCGGCGCGGGCGTGTCCGGGATGAACGCCGCGACCATCGCACTGGGCCTGCAGGCCGAGGTCGTGGTGCTGGACACCAACATCAACCGGTTGCGGCAGATCGACTTCGTCTACCGCGGCCACCTGCAGACGATCAACAGCAACGCCTACGAGCTGGAGCGGATCTGCCTCTGGGCGGACATGGTCATCGGCGCGGTGCTGGTGCCGGGTGCCAAGGCGCCCAAGCTGATCAGCAACGACCTGGTGTCGCGGATGCGGCCCGGTTCGGTGCTGGTGGACATCGCCATCGACCAGGGCGGCTGCTTCGAGGACTCGCGTCCGACCACGCACGCCGACCCGACGTTCACCGTGCACGACTCGGTGTTCTACTGCGTGGCGAACATGCCGGGCGCGGTGCCGCACACCTCGACGTGGGCGCTGACCAACGTCACGCTCCCGTACGTGACCGCGTTGGCGGACAAGGGAATGCGCAAGGCGCTGCAGGACGACCCGTCGCTGGCCAAGGGCGCCAACGTGATCAGCGGGCAGATCGTGCTGCCCGAGGTCGCGCAGGCGCACGGGCTGCCGCACGCCGAGCTGGCGGACCTGCTGGCGTGA
- a CDS encoding PPOX class F420-dependent oxidoreductase, with amino-acid sequence MPNLATARVPTRAELLDFLRPRHKGVLITARRDGRPQVSPVACGLSTEGHLVVSTYPERAKARNAGRDPRVTLCVLSDDWDGAYVQVDGRAEVIHLPEAVEPLVEYYRCISGEHPDWDEYREAMRRQGKCLIRIAIEDWGPIATGGFPPNRVP; translated from the coding sequence GTGCCCAACCTCGCCACCGCGCGCGTTCCCACCCGCGCCGAACTGCTGGACTTCCTCCGCCCGCGCCACAAGGGCGTCCTCATCACCGCCCGCCGCGACGGCCGCCCCCAGGTCTCCCCGGTCGCCTGCGGCCTGAGCACCGAGGGCCACCTGGTGGTCTCCACCTATCCCGAGCGCGCCAAGGCCCGCAACGCCGGGCGCGACCCCCGGGTCACCCTGTGCGTGCTCTCCGACGACTGGGACGGCGCCTACGTGCAGGTCGACGGCCGCGCCGAGGTGATCCACCTGCCCGAGGCCGTCGAGCCGCTGGTCGAGTACTACCGCTGCATCTCGGGCGAGCACCCCGACTGGGACGAGTACCGCGAGGCCATGCGCCGCCAGGGCAAATGCCTCATCCGCATCGCCATCGAGGACTGGGGCCCCATCGCCACCGGGGGCTTCCCCCCGAACCGCGTCCCCTGA
- a CDS encoding site-specific tyrosine recombinase XerD, with amino-acid sequence MPPALSALLAAYLDHLTVERGTARNTLDSYGRDLRRYLVHLAALGVSALDEVTEAHVGSFLVALREGGDGRPPLAASSAARAVVAVRGLHRFATREGKVAKDVARAVRPPAPPRRLPKALPVEDVLKLLDHAGGDDALGLRDRALLELLYSTGARISEAVGADLDDLDAVERTLLLRGKGGVQRLVPVGRPALSALDAYLVRARPALAGRRTSAAPAERSPAGAIFLNARGGRLSRQSAWQVLKNAAERSGVSTEISPHTLRHCFATHLLEGGADVRVVQELLGHASVTTTQIYTLVTVTTLREVYATAHPRALG; translated from the coding sequence ATCCCGCCCGCCCTGTCGGCCCTGCTCGCCGCCTACCTCGACCACCTCACCGTGGAGCGCGGGACGGCGCGCAACACCCTCGACTCCTACGGGCGGGATCTGCGTCGCTACCTGGTACACCTTGCCGCGCTTGGGGTTTCGGCGCTGGACGAGGTGACCGAGGCGCACGTGGGCTCGTTCCTCGTCGCGCTGCGGGAGGGCGGCGACGGCAGGCCACCGCTGGCCGCGTCGTCCGCGGCCCGCGCCGTGGTCGCGGTGCGCGGCCTGCACCGCTTCGCCACACGGGAAGGCAAGGTGGCCAAGGACGTCGCGCGCGCGGTGCGGCCTCCGGCGCCACCCCGGCGGTTGCCCAAAGCCTTGCCGGTCGAGGACGTGCTGAAGCTGCTCGACCACGCGGGCGGTGACGACGCGCTCGGCCTGCGGGACCGGGCCCTGCTGGAGTTGCTGTACTCCACCGGCGCGCGGATCTCCGAGGCGGTCGGCGCCGACCTGGACGACCTGGACGCAGTTGAACGCACGCTTCTGTTGCGGGGCAAGGGGGGCGTGCAAAGGTTGGTACCCGTCGGGCGGCCCGCGCTGTCCGCGCTCGATGCCTACCTGGTGCGCGCCCGTCCCGCCCTCGCCGGACGCCGGACATCTGCCGCCCCAGCGGAAAGAAGTCCCGCCGGGGCCATCTTCCTGAATGCCCGCGGTGGGCGCCTGTCGCGCCAGAGTGCTTGGCAAGTGCTCAAAAACGCGGCCGAACGCTCAGGAGTGAGCACCGAGATCTCCCCGCACACCCTGCGCCACTGCTTCGCGACGCACCTGCTGGAGGGCGGGGCGGACGTTCGCGTGGTGCAAGAGCTCCTGGGCCACGCCTCGGTGACCACGACGCAGATCTACACGCTGGTCACGGTCACGACGCTGCGCGAGGTGTACGCGACGGCGCACCCGCGGGCGCTGGGGTGA